A part of Desulfofundulus salinus genomic DNA contains:
- the nikB gene encoding nickel ABC transporter permease: MSQYLIKRFFYLIPVMLGVSIITFALINLAPGDPAELILRAGGVEPTREAVEALREELGLNDPVYIQYGRWLWNAAHLDLGKSFRTGRPVAEEILSRFPATLELAFAAMAFMICLALPAGILSALYRHAFLDHLSRLGALLGASLPGFWLGLMLIYLFAVKLGVLPVMGRGGPEHLVLPAATLGFGLAAVYARILRASMLDVLGQDYIRVARAKGLKEKWVIGRHALKNALLPAVTLLGMSFGHLLGGAVIVETIFAWPGVGKFAVDSIFNRDYPVIQGYALFMAVVFVLVNLLVDISYVFLDPRIRLERGK; encoded by the coding sequence ATGAGCCAGTACCTGATAAAGCGTTTTTTCTACCTCATCCCTGTAATGCTGGGGGTATCCATCATTACCTTTGCGTTAATCAACCTGGCCCCCGGCGATCCTGCTGAACTAATCCTGCGGGCCGGCGGGGTGGAGCCTACCAGAGAAGCCGTAGAGGCCTTGCGGGAAGAGCTGGGCCTGAACGACCCGGTATACATTCAGTACGGCCGGTGGCTGTGGAATGCCGCGCACCTGGATCTGGGCAAATCGTTTCGCACCGGGCGTCCCGTGGCGGAAGAAATTCTCTCCCGCTTTCCGGCCACCCTGGAGCTTGCTTTCGCGGCCATGGCCTTCATGATATGTCTTGCCCTGCCGGCGGGGATCCTCTCTGCCCTTTACCGGCACGCCTTCCTTGACCACTTAAGCCGCCTCGGGGCTCTTCTGGGTGCTTCGCTTCCCGGTTTCTGGCTGGGGTTAATGCTCATCTACCTTTTTGCCGTGAAGCTGGGTGTTTTGCCGGTAATGGGCCGGGGCGGGCCAGAGCATCTGGTGTTGCCGGCGGCAACCTTAGGATTTGGCCTGGCTGCCGTCTACGCCCGGATTTTGCGGGCCAGCATGCTGGACGTGCTGGGGCAGGACTACATCAGGGTGGCCCGGGCCAAGGGGTTGAAGGAAAAGTGGGTGATTGGGCGCCACGCCCTGAAGAACGCCCTTTTGCCCGCGGTGACGTTGCTGGGCATGAGCTTCGGGCACCTTTTGGGGGGAGCGGTAATTGTGGAAACCATCTTTGCCTGGCCGGGCGTGGGGAAGTTTGCCGTGGATTCCATCTTCAACCGGGACTACCCGGTGATCCAGGGGTACGCCCTTTTCATGGCCGTGGTGTTTGTCCTGGTGAACCTCCTGGTGGACATATCCTATGTTTTTCTCGACCCGCGCATCCGCCTGGAAAGGGGGAAATAG
- a CDS encoding ABC transporter substrate-binding protein, with protein sequence MDIAGLTDFKPPVSGEALAEMARCYQKSLLLEQTFKLGIFENLAAGRSVTQLAEQTGARPERLALVLDALVSVGLLEKNGDTYTNTVMTNTFLCLHSKFYQGDLLRLQLAPERRRQWERIGDKFQVTLIASTLYEEGRAIAEAVQADLKKVGIAVEVRVLESAARFEALKQRNYDLVELGGICATNDPTPWFSYYFGTQHPEYCVLKDQTLQELVGGLYAAVTAEARREIFFKLQELLKERAPGIFLYSQDAITVTREAVKDFTMEGGMPGSYSYLRVISLSN encoded by the coding sequence ATGGACATTGCTGGTTTAACTGATTTTAAACCACCCGTCTCAGGAGAAGCACTGGCAGAGATGGCCAGATGCTACCAGAAATCTCTGCTCCTGGAACAGACGTTTAAGTTAGGGATTTTTGAAAACCTTGCGGCCGGTCGAAGTGTTACGCAATTGGCCGAGCAAACGGGGGCCCGTCCAGAGCGGTTAGCTCTCGTACTGGATGCGTTAGTGTCTGTTGGGCTTTTGGAGAAAAACGGCGACACTTACACTAACACCGTTATGACCAATACCTTTTTGTGTTTACACAGCAAGTTTTACCAGGGCGATCTCCTTAGACTGCAGCTTGCGCCGGAGCGGCGCCGGCAATGGGAACGAATTGGGGATAAATTCCAGGTGACGCTTATTGCTTCCACCCTTTACGAAGAAGGCAGGGCAATTGCCGAGGCCGTGCAGGCGGACTTGAAGAAAGTCGGTATTGCCGTTGAGGTACGGGTGCTGGAGTCTGCCGCCAGATTCGAGGCTTTAAAGCAGCGCAATTACGACCTCGTTGAATTGGGCGGCATCTGTGCCACCAACGACCCGACACCTTGGTTCAGCTATTATTTCGGCACCCAGCATCCGGAGTACTGCGTGCTAAAAGACCAAACCTTACAGGAACTGGTGGGCGGGCTCTATGCCGCAGTTACGGCTGAGGCGCGCCGGGAAATCTTCTTTAAGCTCCAGGAGTTGCTAAAAGAGCGGGCACCGGGCATTTTCCTTTACAGTCAGGATGCCATTACGGTGACCAGGGAAGCAGTTAAAGATTTTACCATGGAGGGCGGCATGCCTGGAAGCTATTCCTACCTGCGGGTTATTTCGTTAAGCAACTGA
- a CDS encoding ABC transporter ATP-binding protein, with the protein MSSAPVLRVKNLSTHFYTRHSVIKAVDGVSFVVAAGKTLGLVGESGCGKSVTALSILRLIEPPGRILSGEVWLNGYDLLRLPLRQLRRVRGREIALVFQDPLTSLNPVLTIGTQLAETIVSHEEVSRVEARRRAVDLLSRVGLPDPERLLRLYPFQLSGGMRQRVMMAMALSMRPKVLIADEPTTALDVTVQAQILAELKRLQEELGMAVILITHDLGVIAAMADEVAVMYAGSIVECGPVAEVFDRPAHPYTRALLRSMPRLGREELVPVEGQPPSLLNLPAHCPFLPRCPQAGAACWGEKPELREIGPGHAAACHRLFPWAG; encoded by the coding sequence ATGTCTTCTGCTCCTGTTCTAAGGGTGAAAAATCTTTCCACCCATTTTTACACCAGGCACAGCGTCATCAAGGCCGTAGACGGGGTGAGTTTTGTGGTGGCGGCCGGGAAAACCCTGGGGTTGGTGGGGGAAAGCGGTTGCGGCAAGAGTGTTACAGCCCTGTCCATCCTGCGCCTGATTGAGCCGCCAGGAAGAATTCTTTCCGGGGAAGTCTGGTTAAACGGTTACGACCTGCTCAGGCTTCCCCTACGGCAGTTGCGGCGGGTGCGGGGCAGGGAAATAGCGCTTGTTTTCCAGGACCCGCTGACCTCCCTGAACCCGGTTTTAACTATCGGTACGCAGCTTGCGGAAACCATTGTCTCTCATGAAGAGGTATCCCGGGTTGAAGCGCGGCGACGGGCGGTAGACCTTCTTTCCCGCGTGGGCCTGCCCGACCCGGAAAGGCTGTTGCGCCTGTACCCTTTTCAGCTTTCCGGAGGCATGCGCCAGCGGGTGATGATGGCCATGGCGCTCTCGATGCGCCCGAAGGTGTTAATTGCCGATGAGCCCACCACCGCCCTGGACGTTACCGTCCAGGCCCAGATCCTGGCGGAGCTAAAGCGGCTGCAGGAGGAGCTGGGTATGGCCGTCATCCTCATCACCCACGACCTGGGGGTGATCGCGGCCATGGCCGATGAAGTGGCGGTGATGTACGCCGGATCGATTGTGGAGTGTGGCCCGGTGGCAGAAGTCTTTGACCGTCCCGCCCACCCCTACACCCGGGCTTTGCTCCGTTCCATGCCGCGCCTGGGCAGGGAAGAACTGGTGCCCGTTGAGGGGCAGCCGCCGTCGCTTCTAAATCTCCCGGCCCATTGCCCCTTCCTCCCCCGCTGCCCGCAGGCGGGCGCGGCGTGCTGGGGGGAGAAGCCGGAATTGCGGGAGATCGGGCCGGGCCACGCGGCAGCCTGCCACCGTTTATTTCCCTGGGCCGGCTAG
- a CDS encoding ABC transporter ATP-binding protein codes for MSLLEVRDLVKHYPGKGGILAGCREKVRAVDGVSLSIARGETLGLVGESGCGKSTLGRLVVRLEEPTAGKIFFAGEEITVWTGRKLRELRRRFQIIFQDSSSSLNPRRTVEAIIEEPLANFGVAKEERRERVRDLLTLVGLEPEHASHYPHEFSGGQRQRINIARALALQPEMVVCDEPVSSLDVSIRAQILNLLRELKRRLNLSYLFISHDLAAVNYLADRVAVMYLGKIVELLPAEGLVLQARHPYTRALLSAVPEPNPRQRTSLKPVVRGEPPDPANPPPGCRFHPRCPEARDVCRQEEPVLKEVGEGHLVSCHLV; via the coding sequence GTGAGCCTCCTGGAGGTAAGGGATCTGGTTAAGCACTACCCGGGGAAAGGAGGGATTCTGGCCGGCTGCCGGGAAAAGGTGCGGGCTGTTGATGGGGTTTCTCTCTCCATAGCCCGGGGAGAGACCCTGGGCCTGGTGGGGGAGAGCGGCTGCGGCAAGAGCACCCTGGGGCGGCTGGTGGTGCGGCTGGAAGAACCTACGGCTGGAAAGATTTTTTTCGCCGGCGAGGAGATCACCGTCTGGACGGGGAGAAAGCTGCGGGAGCTGCGCCGCCGCTTCCAGATCATCTTTCAGGACTCTTCTTCCTCTCTCAACCCGCGCCGGACGGTGGAGGCAATCATTGAAGAACCCCTGGCCAATTTCGGCGTGGCGAAAGAGGAGCGCCGGGAGCGGGTGCGTGACCTTTTAACGCTTGTCGGTCTGGAACCGGAGCACGCCTCGCATTACCCCCACGAGTTCAGCGGGGGCCAGCGCCAGCGCATCAACATTGCCCGGGCCCTGGCCCTGCAGCCGGAGATGGTGGTCTGCGACGAGCCCGTTTCCAGCCTGGACGTATCCATCCGGGCGCAGATCTTGAATCTGTTGCGGGAGCTGAAAAGACGGCTCAATCTTTCGTACCTCTTCATCTCCCATGACCTGGCGGCGGTGAATTATCTTGCCGACCGGGTGGCGGTGATGTACCTGGGCAAAATCGTGGAGTTGCTGCCGGCAGAAGGCCTCGTATTACAGGCCCGCCACCCCTACACCCGGGCGCTTTTGAGCGCGGTGCCAGAACCCAACCCGCGGCAAAGGACCAGCCTAAAGCCGGTGGTACGGGGTGAGCCGCCTGACCCGGCAAATCCTCCACCGGGCTGCCGCTTTCACCCCCGGTGCCCCGAAGCCCGCGACGTTTGTCGGCAAGAGGAGCCCGTTTTGAAGGAGGTGGGAGAGGGGCATTTGGTGAGTTGTCACCTGGTATAA
- a CDS encoding radical SAM/SPASM domain-containing protein, protein MTKEIKLLVLLVTGDCNLRCVYCYARGGESKRHMSWEVARHAVDYAAARSKSFKIQFSGGEPLLNLPLVKEVAAYVRSRRLSVKLQLQTNGTLITPAVAQELKSLGVALGVSLDGRPEINDRLRSFAGGGGSTLAVIRGLQNLAAEGIKVGLTVVLTAESTAGLTQLVELAAYLGNVYGISLDLLRPLGRGREGRVAPPEPELLNQQVKAAIKRAEEIARLGGPLIRFREVERLKYQLHRGITRRHYCYATTGQSMAVMPDGSVYPCASLSGLTEFYLGRITDGRFSLAEALAGTSLLGRTVEVMAGCRDCWHRYLCGGGCPARAYALTGRVDRACKADCLLRKVYLDFVKKENTYAHI, encoded by the coding sequence ATGACGAAAGAAATCAAGCTCCTGGTATTGCTGGTAACCGGTGATTGCAACCTGCGCTGCGTTTATTGCTATGCCCGGGGAGGCGAAAGCAAAAGGCATATGTCCTGGGAGGTGGCCCGGCATGCGGTGGATTACGCTGCCGCCCGGAGCAAATCCTTCAAGATCCAGTTTTCCGGCGGCGAGCCTCTGTTAAACCTGCCCCTGGTAAAAGAGGTGGCGGCCTACGTTCGGTCGCGCCGGCTTTCCGTTAAATTACAGCTGCAGACCAACGGAACACTGATCACCCCCGCAGTGGCCCAGGAATTAAAGTCTCTGGGCGTGGCGCTGGGGGTGAGCCTGGACGGTCGTCCGGAGATTAACGACCGGCTGCGCTCTTTTGCCGGGGGTGGGGGTTCTACCCTGGCTGTAATCCGGGGACTGCAAAACCTGGCTGCAGAAGGAATAAAGGTGGGTCTGACGGTGGTTTTAACGGCTGAAAGCACGGCGGGGTTGACTCAACTGGTGGAACTGGCTGCTTACCTGGGGAATGTCTACGGGATTTCTCTGGACTTGCTGCGCCCCCTGGGCAGGGGTCGGGAGGGGCGCGTAGCACCGCCGGAGCCGGAGCTTCTGAACCAGCAGGTCAAAGCAGCCATAAAGCGGGCAGAGGAAATAGCCCGGCTGGGCGGCCCGTTAATCCGGTTTCGCGAAGTGGAGAGGTTGAAATACCAGCTGCACCGGGGAATAACCAGGCGGCATTATTGTTATGCCACCACCGGGCAGTCCATGGCCGTAATGCCCGACGGCTCGGTTTATCCCTGTGCTTCCCTGTCCGGCCTGACAGAATTTTACCTGGGCCGGATCACGGACGGGAGGTTTTCCCTGGCCGAAGCGCTGGCCGGAACGTCGCTCCTGGGGCGTACTGTAGAAGTGATGGCCGGCTGCCGGGATTGCTGGCATAGATACCTGTGCGGCGGCGGTTGCCCGGCCCGTGCTTATGCCCTCACCGGCCGGGTGGACCGTGCCTGTAAGGCAGATTGCCTGTTAAGGAAAGTCTATTTGGATTTTGTTAAAAAGGAGAATACTTATGCTCATATATGA
- the nikC gene encoding nickel ABC transporter permease subunit NikC, whose protein sequence is MSISKNSGVGVAGYPATVESAGQAGTVSRGLLAAALERLWQDKLALLGLVIILAVVAVAVFAPYIAPNDPVKVDLAQRLAPPGAQYPLGTDHLGRCLLSRLIYGTRVSLATAALALSAIMLISIPLGTLAGYCGGRVDNAIMRVVDVLLAFPGLILALVIAGTLGPGLLNVMLALSLVWWVGYARVIRGMVLSVKEKEFVLAARACGTCEMGIITRHILPNVLSPVIVLATLDMGKLILAISGLSFLGLGAQPPTPEWGAMLNDGRPYMQVAPQLMVYPGLCIMTVVLAFNLLGDGLRDALDPRGITRL, encoded by the coding sequence GTGAGTATCTCGAAAAATTCCGGTGTGGGGGTTGCCGGTTATCCTGCTACTGTGGAGTCAGCGGGCCAGGCGGGAACGGTCTCGCGCGGGCTGCTGGCCGCCGCGCTGGAAAGGCTCTGGCAGGATAAACTGGCTCTTTTGGGGCTGGTGATCATCCTGGCCGTGGTGGCCGTGGCGGTTTTTGCGCCCTATATTGCGCCCAACGACCCCGTAAAGGTGGATCTGGCGCAGCGTCTTGCACCGCCCGGCGCGCAGTACCCCCTGGGCACCGACCACCTGGGGCGTTGCCTCTTGTCGCGGTTGATCTATGGCACGAGGGTTTCCCTGGCCACGGCGGCTTTAGCTCTGTCTGCCATCATGCTCATCAGCATTCCCCTGGGCACCCTGGCGGGCTACTGCGGGGGGCGGGTGGACAACGCCATCATGCGGGTAGTTGACGTGCTGCTGGCCTTTCCGGGCCTGATCCTGGCGCTGGTCATCGCCGGGACGCTGGGGCCGGGGCTTTTAAACGTGATGCTGGCGTTATCTTTAGTCTGGTGGGTGGGGTACGCCCGGGTCATCCGGGGGATGGTCCTTTCAGTGAAAGAGAAAGAATTCGTCCTGGCGGCCCGGGCCTGCGGCACGTGTGAGATGGGCATCATCACGCGGCACATCCTGCCCAACGTGCTCTCCCCGGTGATCGTCCTGGCCACGCTGGACATGGGCAAGCTGATCCTGGCCATCTCCGGGCTTTCCTTCCTGGGCCTCGGCGCCCAGCCGCCAACGCCGGAATGGGGGGCCATGCTGAACGACGGCCGGCCTTACATGCAGGTGGCGCCGCAACTCATGGTCTACCCGGGTCTTTGCATCATGACGGTGGTGCTGGCCTTCAACCTGCTGGGCGACGGCTTAAGGGACGCCCTGGACCCGCGGGGGATTACCAGGCTTTAA